In one Dreissena polymorpha isolate Duluth1 chromosome 7, UMN_Dpol_1.0, whole genome shotgun sequence genomic region, the following are encoded:
- the LOC127838851 gene encoding uncharacterized protein LOC127838851 gives MLLYIARGPDVKRSDEIYLERCFLPNIGSYFEHRVEPGLWFKTLTLDSIFVDCTERSVSWISRDDSEAIKLHNGILEQTLHAVQEVFRNKDKFTDDMLDSTVDELFEHATELFEAINEDKLGENVCEHVIRLLHVYILPRIKLNKEFEMNVSETLQTINEEERNIISLITTQIKTKEQLKASLKQDRYRFLGTDEFLKQSYLKTLDETFLQCLYKHIVIDIDTTAKEIDKFEKQISVLRLSKASHDMAMVSRLHNLRDSSNCVRVHQHLLKVREEVKSALHVFETEKDASFNCETHPRRYRKDHYDYVKKNHSLNLIEKEILDFMNTKVKLMNVREAAELLIHEIKTIGHSYGYTGIKGEQLDGKCATGSPDEWDTLHVKVCKLACDTETSVFQKMNSLCEEFSRSCEEIVYEASKRGKVVSPQMCMSTCAYFKKHIDNLVQTVAEEITKPPHDADSIKKFYLCFEQHVFSRTMPTVIHLHRFCYCQQGTKLLSKINEKYLPMASVSRESVKSEIDVDDNESSVTALHDENGQMLRLIKHLTKLVLDLNSTNSLAHKLNMCKTAVCLVKDQIQDGDFTISELCPGDFLGSLLTLLRHLEPNVVSSLYVQLHLLENLCPDCLKGTSHYIAMVTLTEAVKSLLDI, from the exons CGTCAAACGTTCGGATGAAATCTACCTCGAGAGGTGCTTCCTTCCCAATATCGGCTCCTATTTCGAGCATCGAGTGGAACCGGGACTCTGGTTCAAGACTCTCACGTTGGATTCCATCTTTGTGGACTGTACTGAACGCTCTGTGTCTTGGATTTCTAGGGATGACAGTGAAGCTATAAAACTGCATAATGGGATACTGGAACAAACTTTACATGCAGTGCAAGAAGTCTTTAGAAATAAAG ACAAGTTTACGGACGATATGTTGGACTCAACCGTAGATGAGCTTTTCGAGCATGCAACAGAGCTGTTTGAAGCAATAAATGAAGATAAATTAGGCGAAAATGTGTGCGAACATGTTATACGCTTACTTCACGTATACATCCTTCCGAGGATTAAACTGAATAAAGAATTCGAGATGAATGTAAGTGAAACGCTGCAGACAATAAATGAAGAGGAAAGGAACATTATCAGTCTTATAACCACACAAATTAAGACAAAAGAACAGCTCAAGGCCTCGTTGAAACAAGACAGGTATAGGTTTCTAGGAACAGATGAGTTTTTGAAACAAAGTTATTTAAAGACGTTGGACGAAACATTTTTGCAATGTCTCTATAAACATATAGTAATTGACATAGATACCACGGCCAAAGAAATTGATAAATTTGAAAAGCAGATATCAGTGTTACGACTATCAAAAGCATCGCATGACATGGCTATGGTTTCTAGGTTACACAATCTAAGAGACAGTTCTAACTGCGTTCGAGTGCATCAACACTTACTGAAAGTAAGGGAAGAAGTGAAATCAGCTCTTCACGTTTTTGAAACGGAAAAAGACGCGTCGTTTAACTGTGAAACTCATCCTAGACGGTATCGAAAAGACCACTACGACTACGTGAAAAAGAATCATAGTCTAAATCTCATTGAAAAGGAAATATTGGATTTCATGAATACGAAAGTGAAACTGATGAACGTGAGAGAGGCGGCAGAGCTTTTAATTCATGAGATAAAAACTATCGGCCATTCCTATGGGTATACTGGTATAAAGGGTGAACAGCTGGACGGCAAATGTGCTACAGGTAGCCCAGACGAGTGGGATACGCTCCATGTCAAAGTATGTAAACTAGCCTGTGATACAGAAACAAgtgtttttcaaaaaatgaaCAGTCTCTGTGAGGAATTCTCACGCAGCTGCGAAGAAATCGTCTACGAAGCCAGCAAAAGGGGCAAGGTTGTAAGTCCTCAGATGTGCATGTCAACGTGTGCGTATTTTAAGAAGCACATAGACAACTTGGTTCAGACGGTGGCGGAGGAAATAACAAAGCCGCCACACGACGCGGACTCTATCAagaaattttatttgtgttttgaacAGCATGTGTTTTCGAGGACGATGCCGACAGTGATACATTTACACAGGTTTTGTTACTGTCAGCAAGGGACTAAGCTACTGAGCAAAATCAACGAAAAGTACCTTCCTATGGCGAGCGTCAGCCGAGAGTCGGTGAAATCAGAAATTGACGTGGATGATAATGAAAGTAGTGTAACAGCGCTGCACGATGAAAATGGACAAATGCTGCGCttgataaaacatttaacaaagcTGGTATTAGATCTCAATTCAACTAATTCTCTGGCACACAAACTCAACATGTGTAAAACAGCGGTGTGTCTGGTTAAAGATCAAATTCAAGACGGAGATTTTACAATATCCGAGTTGTGTCCTGGGGATTTTTTAGGCAGCCTGTTGACTCTTTTACGACACTTAGAACCGAACGTTGTAAGTTCACTTTATGTGCAACTGCATCTTCTTGAAAATCTGTGTCCCGACTGCTTGAAGGGAACGTCACACTATATCGCCATGGTTACGCTCACCGAGGCCGTTAAGTCTTTACTGGATATATAA